The proteins below come from a single Natranaeroarchaeum aerophilus genomic window:
- the trxA gene encoding thioredoxin produces the protein MSSDDERERIRERKKERLKEQLGEDDSTDKDSTASEGTPSTPIHVDGSAEFEEVVESNRVVLVDCYADWCGPCQMMEPTIDALAAETDAAVAKVDVDGNQRLAGQLGAQSIPTLLLYVDGEPVERLVGAKDRGTLESLIEQYS, from the coding sequence ATGAGCAGTGACGACGAACGAGAGCGGATCCGCGAACGGAAGAAAGAACGGCTGAAAGAACAACTCGGTGAAGATGACTCCACTGATAAGGACAGTACCGCCAGCGAAGGGACCCCAAGTACACCGATTCACGTCGACGGCTCGGCCGAATTCGAGGAGGTAGTCGAGTCCAATCGGGTCGTACTGGTCGACTGTTACGCGGACTGGTGTGGTCCGTGTCAGATGATGGAACCGACGATCGACGCGCTGGCTGCGGAGACTGACGCCGCGGTAGCGAAAGTGGACGTCGACGGCAACCAGCGACTCGCGGGACAGCTCGGTGCCCAGAGTATTCCAACCCTCCTGTTGTACGTCGATGGGGAGCCTGTCGAACGACTGGTCGGCGCGAAAGACAGAGGAACACTCGAATCGCTGATCGAGCAGTATAGCTGA
- a CDS encoding MATE family efflux transporter, with translation MNRPPNPIRLLILWIGLGLARAGLIDRERAIQTTELAWPRIVTGIARMSKGAVDVALVGVAVGTSAVAGVGFAGPFWGLAFALGGGVAGGTIALVSQRYGADAHDELGLAVRSSTLLTVVITIPVTVVFWLVPHELISIISSNEAAIDEGARYLQYVGLGVPFAALNLVGSRTLVGADDAYTAMLVRAGGAIANIILSVVLIFWLGMGVVGAAWGTVLANVAVTATFAMGLVWGRFPTMGEFPVQIDPTGTYVDPGTLHDLVEIGLPVGARNLVWTVAEFPMLGILDIFGENTVAAFVIARRIWGIMNAPGWGFGLASSSLVGQALGKNDERTATAYGYDIIIFSVVTYALSAVIIAIFAEDLVVLFSDDPTSGEIPIAINLVYAACVAVVFAGVSSAAAGPLDASGDTRVPFLSQFIGMFGVAIPLAYIGATTPLGYWGLYLAFLAETTVPAAINYWRFQTGKWKGISEAYRPDVAADD, from the coding sequence GTGAATCGTCCTCCAAATCCGATCCGGCTCCTGATTCTCTGGATCGGGCTGGGGCTTGCCCGTGCCGGTCTGATCGACCGGGAGCGTGCCATTCAGACGACAGAACTCGCGTGGCCCCGGATCGTGACGGGTATCGCGCGGATGTCGAAAGGTGCGGTCGACGTCGCACTGGTTGGCGTCGCCGTTGGCACCTCGGCAGTTGCGGGTGTCGGCTTCGCCGGACCATTCTGGGGCCTCGCGTTCGCGCTTGGAGGCGGGGTCGCCGGCGGGACAATCGCACTTGTCTCCCAGCGATACGGTGCGGACGCCCACGACGAACTCGGCCTCGCAGTCCGGTCGAGTACCCTGCTCACGGTCGTGATCACGATTCCAGTCACCGTCGTATTCTGGCTCGTCCCCCACGAACTCATTTCGATTATCTCCAGTAACGAGGCTGCGATCGACGAAGGGGCCCGGTATCTGCAGTATGTCGGGCTTGGCGTGCCGTTCGCGGCGCTCAACCTGGTCGGGAGTCGCACGCTCGTCGGGGCCGACGACGCGTATACTGCAATGTTGGTCCGTGCGGGCGGGGCGATTGCGAACATCATTCTGAGTGTCGTCCTGATCTTCTGGCTGGGTATGGGTGTCGTCGGTGCGGCGTGGGGAACCGTACTTGCAAACGTCGCGGTGACCGCCACGTTCGCGATGGGGCTCGTCTGGGGGCGCTTCCCGACGATGGGTGAGTTCCCAGTGCAGATCGATCCCACTGGCACCTACGTCGATCCCGGAACGCTCCACGATCTGGTCGAGATCGGTCTGCCCGTGGGTGCGCGCAACCTCGTCTGGACCGTCGCCGAGTTCCCGATGCTCGGCATCCTCGACATCTTCGGCGAGAACACGGTCGCCGCGTTCGTCATCGCCCGTCGGATCTGGGGCATCATGAACGCGCCGGGGTGGGGCTTCGGACTCGCCTCGTCAAGTCTCGTCGGACAGGCGCTCGGCAAGAATGACGAGCGAACTGCGACCGCCTACGGCTACGATATCATCATCTTCTCGGTGGTGACCTACGCACTTTCGGCGGTCATTATCGCCATCTTCGCCGAGGATCTGGTCGTCCTGTTCTCGGACGATCCGACGAGTGGCGAGATACCAATCGCGATCAATCTCGTCTATGCCGCCTGTGTTGCGGTCGTCTTCGCGGGCGTCTCCAGCGCCGCCGCAGGCCCACTCGACGCCAGCGGCGATACCCGCGTTCCGTTTCTTAGCCAGTTTATCGGTATGTTTGGCGTCGCCATCCCGCTGGCCTACATCGGTGCCACAACTCCGCTCGGCTACTGGGGGCTGTATCTGGCCTTCCTCGCCGAAACCACGGTGCCCGCGGCGATCAACTACTGGCGGTTCCAGACCGGCAAGTGGAAGGGAATTAGCGAGGCCTACCGTCCGGACGTCGCAGCGGATGACTGA
- a CDS encoding CBS domain-containing protein: MVRTAAFMTEPVETVRRDDRVDEVLERLAQADFEGFPVVDDDERVVGIVTQTDLVRLFRKKDRIVWIPIGVPPFSETVTYGFDLSLDELDIGIDAAKAARKPISEIMTEDVVTVSPDTELDEIVVLLTDEDRDINRLPVVEDDRIVGIVTREDALRAVRDNS, encoded by the coding sequence ATGGTACGAACAGCCGCCTTCATGACCGAGCCGGTCGAGACCGTCCGCCGCGACGACCGGGTCGATGAGGTGCTCGAACGGCTCGCACAGGCCGATTTCGAGGGGTTTCCGGTCGTCGACGACGACGAACGGGTCGTCGGCATCGTCACACAGACCGATCTGGTACGACTGTTCCGCAAGAAAGACCGCATCGTCTGGATCCCGATTGGTGTCCCGCCCTTTAGCGAAACGGTGACCTACGGCTTCGACCTTTCACTCGACGAACTCGATATCGGGATCGACGCGGCGAAAGCCGCCCGGAAACCCATCAGCGAGATCATGACCGAAGACGTCGTCACGGTTTCCCCCGATACTGAGCTCGATGAGATCGTCGTCCTGCTCACGGACGAGGATCGCGACATCAATCGCCTGCCGGTCGTCGAAGACGATCGGATCGTCGGCATCGTCACACGGGAGGACGCCCTGCGGGCGGTTCGGGACAACAGCTAG
- the nucS gene encoding endonuclease NucS: MTAADGRQDARVDTLVDPSLDAAVTVVENGFETDRLVTLFGRCKVDYDGRASSTLGLGDRHVMCKPDGSILVHTDEGQQPVNWQPPGCTHEASREEDRLRIESERSSPEERLTVEFEQVSQVSTFAVDDATELSLDGTEEDLRNRILEEPDLVEPGFTPLATERDTAAGAIDIFGEDADGRTLAVELKRKRVGPDAVGQLDRYVDALRRDLHDDAEIRGILVSPSVTDRAADLLERNGLEFVSLTPRK; the protein is encoded by the coding sequence GTGACTGCTGCCGACGGACGACAGGACGCTCGCGTGGACACCCTCGTTGATCCCTCGCTAGACGCCGCCGTAACAGTCGTCGAGAACGGGTTCGAGACCGACCGACTGGTGACACTCTTTGGCCGATGCAAGGTTGACTACGATGGCCGGGCGTCCTCGACGCTCGGGCTGGGCGACCGCCACGTCATGTGCAAGCCGGACGGCTCGATCCTCGTTCACACGGACGAGGGCCAACAGCCGGTCAACTGGCAACCGCCGGGGTGTACGCACGAAGCCAGCAGGGAGGAGGACAGACTACGTATCGAAAGCGAGCGATCGTCGCCCGAGGAACGCCTCACCGTCGAGTTCGAACAGGTCAGTCAGGTCTCGACGTTCGCCGTGGACGACGCCACTGAACTCTCGCTTGACGGCACCGAGGAGGACCTCCGAAACCGGATCCTCGAGGAGCCGGACCTTGTCGAACCCGGGTTTACCCCGCTGGCGACCGAGCGCGACACGGCCGCGGGCGCGATCGATATCTTCGGCGAGGACGCCGACGGCCGGACGCTCGCAGTCGAGCTCAAGCGAAAACGGGTCGGTCCGGACGCTGTCGGCCAGCTCGACCGATACGTCGACGCGCTCCGACGGGATCTACACGACGACGCCGAAATACGGGGGATCCTCGTCTCGCCATCGGTCACGGATCGGGCCGCGGACCTACTGGAGCGAAACGGACTGGAGTTCGTCTCGCTCACTCCTCGCAAGTAG
- a CDS encoding metalloprotease family protein → MSLIGWVLTIVTAPGVVVHEYTHAKLCEWADVPIVEICYFQLGDPPGYVLHAEPESYRTTYLIGVAPFLVNTLVAAALFATIPLLAGGAGGISDTGIAGWIVLWLGVSVAAHAFPSTGDAQSIWQQTKQQYRSSPLALIGLPIVLIIYLAHVLSFFWFDFIYALALYVGVAMVLPGLIL, encoded by the coding sequence ATGTCTTTGATCGGTTGGGTACTGACGATCGTCACTGCCCCGGGCGTCGTCGTCCACGAGTACACACACGCCAAACTGTGTGAGTGGGCCGACGTTCCGATCGTAGAGATCTGTTACTTCCAACTTGGGGATCCCCCCGGCTACGTGTTGCACGCCGAACCCGAGTCCTACCGAACCACCTACCTGATCGGGGTCGCACCGTTTCTGGTGAATACGCTCGTTGCGGCCGCCCTGTTCGCCACGATTCCGTTGCTCGCTGGTGGTGCTGGGGGCATCAGCGATACCGGGATCGCCGGCTGGATCGTCCTCTGGCTCGGCGTAAGCGTCGCTGCACACGCGTTTCCGAGCACGGGCGATGCACAGTCGATCTGGCAGCAGACGAAACAGCAGTATCGGTCCTCCCCACTCGCGTTGATCGGACTGCCGATCGTCCTGATCATCTATCTGGCACATGTGTTGAGCTTTTTTTGGTTCGACTTCATCTACGCGCTCGCTCTGTACGTGGGGGTCGCGATGGTACTTCCAGGACTAATCCTCTAA
- a CDS encoding glutamate--tRNA ligase encodes MNDELRERIEQEVEKHALINAVKHDSDADVGAIMGPLMGENPEFREHGDEIPGIAGGVIAEINGLAADERRNRLAEVAPDELDELESEDEEDDQVLPDLPNPDEFDEIRMRVAPNPNGPWHMGHARMPAVIGTYKDLYDGWFCVRFDDTDPETKRPDLDAYDEILDAIEYLGFEPDATYRASDRVETYYEHARELIEQGGAYTCSCSGEEFSELKNAGEACPHRDKDVETVREEFADMVAGEYESGEMVLRVKTDIEHKNPALRDFVAFRMIDTPHPREEASEYRCWPMLDFQSGIDDHLLGITHIIRGIDLQDSAKRQRFVYDYFDWEYPEVVHWGHVQIDAYDVPMSTSSIKELIDEGELDGWADPRAPTIASVQRRGIRGEAITDAMVGLGTSTSNVDLAMSSIYSNNRDLIDDESDRAFFVRDGVEVPLTGSGPEEATPPIHPDHEDRGTREIPVGQAVLIEPEDRPDHEERVWLKGLGCVKYTRDTFQFTGDDIDAVREEGVDVIHWVPADASVPVRMRTMDGDVTGHAEPGFVEYDVDDVVQFERIGFVRVDKVEEDESVVYYAHP; translated from the coding sequence ATGAACGACGAACTCCGCGAACGGATCGAACAGGAGGTCGAAAAACACGCCCTTATCAACGCCGTCAAACACGACAGCGACGCGGACGTCGGCGCGATTATGGGTCCGCTAATGGGCGAGAATCCCGAGTTCCGAGAGCACGGCGACGAAATCCCCGGAATCGCGGGCGGCGTCATCGCCGAAATTAACGGGCTCGCCGCGGACGAACGGCGGAATCGACTTGCCGAGGTTGCCCCCGACGAACTCGACGAACTGGAAAGCGAGGACGAGGAAGACGACCAGGTCCTGCCGGACCTACCCAACCCAGACGAGTTTGACGAGATCCGGATGCGCGTCGCCCCGAACCCGAACGGTCCGTGGCACATGGGTCACGCCCGGATGCCCGCCGTGATCGGGACGTACAAGGACCTCTACGACGGCTGGTTCTGCGTCCGCTTCGACGATACCGATCCGGAGACCAAACGGCCGGACCTCGACGCCTACGACGAAATCCTCGACGCAATCGAGTATCTCGGCTTCGAGCCCGACGCTACCTACCGTGCCAGCGACCGGGTCGAGACCTACTACGAGCACGCCCGCGAACTCATCGAGCAGGGCGGCGCGTACACCTGCTCATGTTCCGGCGAGGAGTTCAGCGAACTGAAAAACGCAGGAGAGGCCTGCCCCCATCGGGACAAGGACGTCGAGACAGTACGCGAGGAGTTCGCCGACATGGTCGCGGGCGAGTACGAGAGCGGCGAAATGGTACTGCGAGTCAAGACCGACATCGAGCACAAGAACCCCGCGCTCCGGGACTTCGTCGCGTTCCGGATGATCGACACGCCCCACCCGCGCGAGGAGGCCAGCGAGTATCGTTGCTGGCCGATGCTCGACTTCCAGAGCGGGATCGACGATCATCTGCTCGGAATCACGCACATCATCCGTGGGATCGACCTCCAGGACTCCGCGAAACGCCAGCGCTTCGTCTACGACTACTTCGACTGGGAGTATCCGGAGGTCGTCCACTGGGGCCACGTCCAGATCGACGCCTACGACGTCCCGATGTCGACGTCCTCGATCAAGGAGCTGATCGACGAGGGCGAGCTCGACGGCTGGGCGGATCCGCGCGCACCGACGATCGCCAGCGTCCAGCGACGCGGCATCCGCGGCGAGGCGATCACCGACGCGATGGTCGGACTCGGCACGTCGACGAGCAACGTCGATCTGGCGATGTCCAGCATCTATTCCAACAACCGCGACCTGATCGACGACGAGTCGGATCGGGCCTTCTTCGTACGCGACGGCGTCGAGGTCCCGCTCACCGGCTCGGGTCCAGAGGAGGCGACGCCGCCGATCCACCCCGACCACGAGGACCGCGGCACCCGCGAGATCCCGGTAGGACAGGCCGTCCTGATCGAACCCGAGGACCGACCGGACCACGAGGAGCGCGTCTGGCTGAAAGGTCTCGGCTGTGTCAAGTACACCCGGGACACCTTCCAGTTCACCGGCGACGACATCGACGCGGTCCGCGAGGAGGGCGTCGACGTCATCCACTGGGTCCCCGCCGACGCTTC